From Candidatus Omnitrophota bacterium, the proteins below share one genomic window:
- a CDS encoding response regulator produces MGNFLKKIFGGNGPDARLKGKTVLVVDDGEVERKFLSGILSKQGCRVLTASEGEAGIRLAYAENPDLILLDFIMPGMNGNEVLQRLRDGEKTKNIPVVFLTGSDTPSHIVSCYDLGAECFLTKPISAGALVNQLALTLQEPKPESTP; encoded by the coding sequence ATGGGAAACTTTCTAAAAAAAATTTTCGGCGGTAACGGCCCGGATGCCCGCCTCAAGGGTAAAACAGTCCTTGTTGTGGATGACGGGGAGGTGGAACGCAAATTCCTTTCCGGGATACTTTCCAAACAGGGGTGCCGGGTGTTGACCGCGTCCGAGGGCGAAGCCGGGATACGGTTGGCTTACGCTGAGAACCCGGATTTGATCCTGCTGGATTTTATCATGCCGGGGATGAACGGCAATGAAGTGCTTCAGCGGCTGAGGGACGGCGAAAAAACAAAGAACATCCCCGTTGTTTTTCTGACCGGTTCCGATACTCCGTCGCACATCGTGTCCTGTTATGACCTGGGCGCGGAATGTTTTCTGACAAAGCCCATCAGCGCCGGCGCCTTGGTCAACCAGCTGGCCCTGACCCTTCAGGAGCCCAAACCGGAATCCACCCCCTAA
- a CDS encoding DUF2892 domain-containing protein — protein sequence MERKLRGIAGSFILLSLILAVYVHPYWLWFTAFVGLNLLQSSFTNWCPMMWLLKKAGVK from the coding sequence ATGGAACGAAAGCTTCGGGGTATCGCAGGGTCGTTTATTTTGTTGAGTTTGATTTTAGCCGTATATGTCCATCCGTATTGGTTATGGTTTACGGCTTTTGTGGGTCTCAATCTCCTGCAGTCGTCCTTCACAAACTGGTGCCCGATGATGTGGCTCTTAAAGAAGGCCGGGGTCAAATAG